The Halomonas sp. KG2 genome contains a region encoding:
- a CDS encoding MoxR family ATPase has product MAFDSTSSYIATDALKQAVNAAVVLQRPLLIKGEPGTGKTLLAEELAESLGTKLITWHIKSSTKAAQGLYEYDAVSRLRDSQLGVEGVENVGNYIKPGKLWEAFTAGERVVLLIDEIDKADIEFPNDLLQELDRMEFHVYETGETIRAEQRPIIVITSNNEKELPDAFLRRCFFHYIEFPDRETMQAIVDVHFPDIAPRLVGEALEVFFDLRNAPGLKKKPSTSELVDWLKLLMADELAQEALYHRDPAKALPPMAGALVKNEQDTHLLERLAFMMRRQKSTGR; this is encoded by the coding sequence ATGGCGTTTGATTCAACCTCTTCTTATATTGCCACTGATGCTCTCAAGCAGGCAGTCAATGCTGCTGTTGTGCTGCAGCGTCCACTACTCATCAAAGGTGAACCCGGTACCGGTAAAACGCTGCTGGCCGAGGAGCTCGCCGAATCCCTGGGCACCAAGCTGATCACCTGGCATATCAAGTCCAGCACCAAAGCTGCTCAGGGGCTTTATGAGTATGATGCCGTCAGCCGCCTACGCGATTCCCAGTTGGGCGTTGAAGGGGTGGAAAATGTCGGTAACTACATCAAACCCGGCAAGCTGTGGGAAGCTTTCACCGCGGGCGAGCGCGTGGTGCTGCTGATTGATGAAATCGACAAAGCGGATATCGAGTTTCCCAACGACCTGCTGCAAGAGCTGGATCGTATGGAGTTTCATGTTTATGAAACCGGTGAAACCATTCGCGCCGAACAACGCCCAATTATCGTGATCACTTCGAATAATGAAAAAGAGCTGCCCGATGCTTTCCTACGTCGCTGCTTTTTCCATTACATCGAGTTCCCCGACCGCGAAACTATGCAGGCGATTGTGGATGTTCACTTCCCGGATATCGCCCCCAGGCTGGTCGGCGAAGCCTTGGAAGTGTTTTTCGATCTGCGCAACGCCCCTGGGCTCAAGAAAAAACCCTCTACCTCAGAGCTGGTGGATTGGCTCAAGCTGCTAATGGCCGACGAACTGGCTCAGGAAGCGCTCTATCACCGCGACCCGGCCAAAGCCCTACCACCGATGGCGGGCGCGCTGGTTAAAAACGAGCAGGATACTCACCTGCTAGAACGCCTGGCATTTATGATGCGTCGCCAAAAGAGTACGGGGCGCTAA
- a CDS encoding sigma-54-dependent Fis family transcriptional regulator, with protein MLHSTLAPTRLQSEQRRHIEHIFQLGEGLDTPSLPAQATIRRSWLRCLNEYQLDPTHPRPARVVPQQTLIEHRESVDELLHVARAGVDQLYGQIAQLGYVLLVTDHRGITVEFRGDPNQDQQLRKAGLYLGADWDERFAGTCAVGTCLHDRQAIICHRQEHFDASHISLTCTAAPIADPQGNVMAVLDISALQSPTQHESQNFSLSLVTLYARMIEDAYFLQRYRDCLMVRLDTSREFVHVNGRGLIAIEENGQVIAANAVGRELIAEHQHRWPPWSANHTPMLGELFECEIADILSINSGTDDQLRAFRARASNTIHFISLLEPRRPRMAQRATPLSSELPAPLARLGADDPAMRKVQKLADRLRNEANVNVLISGETGTGKEVVARALHESGNRAKQPFIAVNCAAIPESLIESELFGYEPGAFTGGRSKGMRGLIPQAHGGTLFLDEIGDMPLALQTRLLRVLAEREVMPLGANTPVKIDIRVITATHRHIEEMIQQGEFREDLYYRLNGAQLRLPALRERADKLFVIRRVFEDVAAERATQISPRLRADAISALLAYSWPGNIRQLKNALAFALATSESDEITVHDLPEQCLSQRITHHAAAQLATNTNDPLSGSLIHLLKQHHWNISAVARELGVSRPTVYRQMQRQGIVPPNWQG; from the coding sequence GCTTGCCTGCGCAAGCCACCATTCGTCGTTCCTGGCTGCGCTGCCTGAACGAGTATCAACTAGACCCCACTCATCCACGCCCAGCACGGGTCGTGCCGCAGCAAACATTGATTGAGCACCGCGAGTCTGTTGATGAGTTACTGCATGTCGCCCGCGCCGGGGTCGATCAGCTTTATGGGCAAATAGCGCAGCTTGGCTACGTACTACTCGTTACCGATCACCGCGGCATTACCGTTGAGTTTCGCGGTGATCCGAACCAGGACCAGCAATTACGCAAAGCAGGCCTCTACCTGGGGGCAGACTGGGATGAACGCTTTGCTGGCACCTGTGCTGTTGGCACCTGTTTGCATGATCGTCAAGCCATCATCTGCCACCGCCAAGAACACTTCGATGCATCCCATATCTCGCTGACCTGCACCGCTGCTCCTATTGCTGACCCTCAGGGTAATGTGATGGCTGTGTTAGACATTTCCGCGCTGCAGTCGCCTACCCAGCACGAAAGCCAAAATTTCAGCCTATCGTTGGTAACACTTTATGCGCGCATGATTGAGGATGCCTATTTTCTGCAGCGCTACCGCGACTGCCTGATGGTGCGTCTAGATACTTCCCGGGAATTTGTCCACGTCAACGGGCGTGGCTTAATCGCCATTGAAGAGAATGGACAGGTCATCGCTGCCAACGCCGTAGGCCGCGAGCTAATCGCCGAACACCAGCATCGCTGGCCCCCTTGGTCGGCAAATCACACCCCTATGCTGGGTGAGCTATTCGAGTGTGAGATCGCCGATATACTCAGTATTAATAGCGGTACTGATGATCAATTGCGTGCCTTCCGCGCTCGCGCCAGCAACACCATCCACTTTATAAGTCTGCTAGAACCCCGCCGCCCCCGCATGGCGCAACGGGCAACACCGCTTTCTTCTGAGCTGCCGGCCCCCTTAGCCCGGCTGGGTGCCGACGACCCTGCGATGCGCAAAGTGCAAAAACTAGCCGACCGCTTGCGCAATGAAGCTAACGTGAACGTACTGATTAGCGGCGAAACCGGCACCGGCAAAGAGGTCGTTGCACGGGCGCTGCACGAAAGCGGCAACCGCGCCAAACAACCATTTATTGCCGTCAACTGTGCAGCCATTCCCGAGTCACTGATTGAAAGCGAACTGTTTGGTTACGAACCAGGCGCCTTCACCGGCGGCCGCTCAAAAGGGATGCGCGGGCTTATTCCACAGGCCCATGGAGGCACGCTGTTTTTAGACGAAATCGGTGATATGCCATTAGCGCTGCAGACCCGACTGTTGCGCGTGCTGGCCGAACGGGAAGTGATGCCGCTGGGGGCTAACACGCCAGTTAAAATCGATATTCGCGTTATTACAGCCACCCATCGCCATATCGAAGAAATGATCCAGCAAGGGGAATTCCGCGAAGACCTCTATTACCGGCTAAACGGTGCTCAGCTTCGACTGCCCGCGCTACGCGAACGCGCCGATAAACTGTTTGTTATTCGCCGCGTATTTGAAGACGTCGCCGCCGAACGCGCCACGCAAATATCGCCGCGCCTGCGCGCGGATGCCATCAGTGCGCTACTCGCGTACTCATGGCCCGGCAATATTCGTCAGCTCAAAAATGCCCTCGCCTTTGCCCTCGCCACCTCAGAAAGTGACGAAATAACCGTTCACGACCTGCCAGAGCAGTGCCTTAGTCAACGTATTACTCACCACGCGGCGGCCCAACTGGCAACGAACACCAATGACCCCCTTTCTGGTTCGCTTATCCACCTACTCAAGCAACATCACTGGAATATCAGCGCAGTTGCCCGTGAGCTAGGCGTTTCGCGTCCCACGGTATACCGGCAAATGCAGCGCCAGGGGATTGTGCCCCCCAACTGGCAGGGCTGA